The Anaerosoma tenue genome has a window encoding:
- a CDS encoding NifU family protein, translating into MKDRIQAALDKIRPALQADGGDVELVDVSDDGVVKVALQGACRGCPMSQLTLANGVERVLKEEVPEVQRVEPV; encoded by the coding sequence GTGAAGGATCGTATCCAGGCAGCGCTCGACAAGATCCGTCCGGCCCTTCAGGCCGACGGTGGCGACGTCGAGTTGGTGGATGTCTCTGATGATGGCGTGGTCAAGGTGGCACTGCAGGGTGCGTGCCGGGGCTGCCCTATGTCGCAGCTGACACTGGCCAACGGCGTCGAGCGTGTGCTGAAGGAAGAGGTTCCCGAGGTCCAGAGGGTCGAGCCCGTCTAG
- the tyrS gene encoding tyrosine--tRNA ligase, with translation MRTIASGAADIVPAQALATKLESGRQLVVKLGVDPTAPDLHLGHAVPLRKLRQFQDLGHTVVLIIGDFTALIGDPSGRSTTRPALTREQIEENAATYIEQAFKVLDPDKTTMRRNSEWLAPLGFADVLRLTSQFTVARIMERDDFQKRYREGVGISLHELLYPMAQAYDSVAIRADVELGGTDQLFNLLAGRELMEKMDLEPQVCLTLPLLEGTDGVQKMSKSYGNYIGLTDAADEMFGKVMSIPDELMVKYYRLCTGLPVDEIDSLEAGLAAGDVHPNEMKRRLAREIVALYHDEGAAHGAEAAFDAIFKRHEIPDDAPVVHVDHGETVHLPAVIKQAALAPTTSEARRLIVAGAVRIDGVAVDLPDGVFDVPWSSLEGRVLQVGKRRFARIQA, from the coding sequence ATGAGGACCATCGCGAGCGGCGCCGCCGACATCGTGCCGGCGCAGGCCCTCGCCACCAAGCTGGAGAGCGGCCGGCAACTCGTTGTGAAGCTCGGCGTGGACCCCACCGCCCCAGACCTGCATCTTGGCCATGCGGTGCCACTGCGCAAGCTGCGCCAGTTCCAGGACCTCGGCCACACGGTCGTGTTGATCATCGGCGACTTCACCGCGCTCATCGGTGACCCGTCGGGCCGCAGCACCACGAGGCCCGCACTCACTCGCGAACAGATCGAAGAGAACGCTGCCACATATATAGAGCAGGCGTTCAAGGTCCTCGACCCGGACAAGACCACGATGCGCCGCAACTCCGAGTGGTTGGCGCCGCTCGGTTTCGCCGACGTCCTTCGCCTCACGAGCCAGTTCACGGTCGCCCGCATCATGGAGCGCGACGATTTCCAGAAGCGCTACCGCGAGGGTGTGGGCATCTCGCTCCACGAACTGCTCTACCCGATGGCTCAGGCATACGACTCGGTCGCGATCCGGGCCGACGTGGAGCTCGGAGGCACCGATCAGCTGTTCAACCTGCTTGCAGGTCGTGAGCTCATGGAGAAGATGGACCTCGAGCCGCAAGTATGTCTGACGCTCCCGTTGCTGGAAGGCACCGACGGGGTGCAGAAGATGAGCAAGAGCTACGGCAACTACATCGGCCTGACCGATGCGGCGGACGAGATGTTCGGCAAGGTCATGTCGATCCCCGATGAGTTGATGGTCAAGTACTACAGGCTTTGCACGGGACTGCCAGTGGATGAGATCGACTCGCTCGAGGCCGGTCTGGCGGCGGGCGACGTGCACCCTAACGAGATGAAGCGTCGACTGGCGCGTGAGATCGTGGCGCTGTACCACGACGAGGGGGCGGCCCACGGCGCAGAGGCTGCGTTCGATGCGATCTTCAAGCGCCATGAGATACCCGACGATGCCCCTGTGGTCCATGTGGACCACGGAGAGACGGTCCATCTCCCTGCGGTGATCAAACAGGCCGCGCTCGCACCCACTACATCGGAGGCGCGTAGGCTCATCGTTGCCGGAGCTGTGCGTATCGATGGCGTCGCCGTCGATCTTCCGGACGGGGTCTTCGACGTGCCGTGGTCCAGCCTGGAAGGAAGGGTCTTGCAGGTCGGCAAGCGTCGTTTCGCCAGGATACAGGCGTGA
- a CDS encoding PBP1A family penicillin-binding protein: protein MWRTGLLIFLVVLLAGGIAGCIAYERLTEDLPDLSGTTEPLAETSVIYDRNGDVLVELHAEQNRTYVPLASIPVQLRQAVISTEDQRFYEHEGVDPWGIARALWVNVTQGKHHGGSTITQQYVVNTLIEREDTLARKVKEAILAYQLESQFTKDEILEKYLNTIYFGHGAYGVQAAAVTYFGKDVSDLTTAECAMIGGLLRSPGGYSPRIDPEAAKARRDTVLGQMLSLGYLDQATHDAAVAEPFTLAAPAPTATIAPYFVEWVKQTLIDEHGPDAVYKGGLRVETTLDPAAQAAAEEAIASVLDQPDDPSAALVSLDPRTGEVVALVGGKDFDTQQFNVAVQGKRQPGSSFKPFVLVTALQEGISPEQTYESSAGSFAIPGGQTWKVSGYSGGGPMRLRVATEKSINSVYAQLILAVGADDVAETAKSMGIETPIKAVPSIALGAQEVTPLEMASAYGTLANAGVHVPAHGITRVTSIDGEVLFEAPTTGTEVISPAVAYVTTDLLKGVISRGTGTAAKIGRPAAGKTGTTQEYRDAWFVGYTPQLSTAVWIGYTEGQIEMTNVHGRKVTGGSFPAQIWAGFMKTALADVEAMDFARPRGVTSATICLETGMLAAEHCPETGSAIFLAESLPAECELHAEPEVVDVPNLIGTQKVDALATLTELGLIAQVEEQPVAGVPAGMVADQSPRYGEQVPPGSIIGVIVSSGPPKTEPPVASFTYLPEEARVGEPVEFDGTGSSDPDGEIVKWYWEFGPGPDANAEGETAAYTFESVGTYTVTLWVTDDTGLVSSLPVEIEVKP from the coding sequence GTGTGGCGCACCGGCCTCCTGATCTTCCTGGTGGTGCTGCTGGCGGGGGGCATCGCGGGTTGTATCGCATACGAACGCCTCACCGAGGATCTTCCAGACCTTTCGGGCACCACTGAGCCGCTGGCGGAGACCAGTGTGATCTACGATCGCAACGGCGACGTGCTCGTGGAACTGCACGCGGAGCAGAACCGCACGTACGTTCCGCTCGCGAGCATACCGGTGCAGCTCCGCCAGGCGGTCATATCGACCGAAGACCAGCGATTCTACGAACACGAGGGCGTGGACCCCTGGGGCATCGCGCGCGCCCTGTGGGTGAATGTCACACAAGGCAAGCACCACGGCGGCTCCACGATCACTCAGCAGTACGTGGTCAACACGCTTATCGAACGCGAGGACACGCTCGCGCGGAAGGTCAAGGAAGCGATCCTCGCGTACCAGCTCGAATCTCAGTTCACGAAGGACGAGATACTCGAGAAGTACCTCAACACGATCTACTTCGGCCATGGCGCGTACGGGGTCCAGGCTGCGGCGGTCACGTACTTCGGTAAGGACGTGAGCGACCTGACGACAGCCGAGTGCGCGATGATCGGGGGGCTTCTCAGGTCGCCGGGCGGGTACTCCCCGCGTATCGACCCGGAGGCGGCCAAGGCGCGCCGCGACACGGTTCTCGGGCAGATGCTCTCCCTCGGCTATCTCGATCAGGCGACCCATGACGCGGCTGTAGCCGAGCCGTTCACCCTGGCGGCCCCTGCCCCCACGGCCACCATCGCCCCGTACTTCGTGGAATGGGTCAAGCAGACCCTGATCGATGAGCACGGACCTGACGCCGTGTACAAGGGCGGACTGCGCGTGGAGACGACCCTCGACCCGGCCGCTCAGGCCGCCGCCGAGGAGGCCATCGCGTCTGTGCTGGACCAGCCGGACGATCCGTCGGCGGCGCTCGTGTCGCTGGACCCGCGCACCGGTGAGGTCGTGGCGCTCGTGGGCGGCAAGGACTTCGACACTCAGCAGTTCAACGTGGCGGTGCAGGGTAAACGTCAGCCAGGCTCGTCGTTCAAGCCGTTCGTGCTGGTCACGGCGCTCCAGGAGGGCATCTCTCCCGAGCAGACATACGAGAGTTCGGCGGGCTCGTTTGCGATTCCGGGTGGGCAGACATGGAAGGTCTCCGGCTACTCGGGCGGCGGGCCCATGCGTCTCCGCGTCGCCACCGAGAAGTCCATCAACTCCGTCTATGCGCAACTCATCCTGGCCGTAGGCGCCGATGATGTCGCCGAGACGGCTAAGAGCATGGGCATCGAAACGCCGATCAAGGCCGTACCATCGATCGCGCTCGGCGCGCAGGAAGTGACCCCGCTCGAGATGGCCTCGGCGTACGGCACGCTTGCCAACGCCGGCGTCCACGTTCCCGCACACGGAATCACCCGCGTCACATCGATCGATGGCGAGGTGCTCTTCGAGGCCCCGACCACCGGGACAGAGGTCATCTCGCCAGCCGTGGCGTACGTGACGACGGACCTGCTCAAGGGCGTCATCTCGCGCGGGACCGGCACGGCCGCGAAGATCGGTCGCCCCGCGGCGGGCAAGACCGGCACCACGCAGGAGTACCGCGACGCCTGGTTCGTGGGATACACCCCACAGCTTTCCACGGCCGTGTGGATCGGGTACACCGAAGGACAGATAGAGATGACGAACGTCCACGGGAGGAAGGTCACCGGCGGATCCTTCCCCGCGCAGATTTGGGCCGGCTTCATGAAGACGGCGCTCGCGGACGTGGAGGCCATGGACTTCGCACGGCCCCGAGGCGTCACCTCGGCGACCATCTGCCTCGAGACGGGCATGTTGGCAGCCGAGCACTGCCCGGAGACCGGGTCGGCGATCTTCCTCGCCGAGTCGCTCCCCGCCGAGTGCGAACTCCACGCCGAACCGGAGGTGGTGGACGTTCCCAACCTCATCGGGACCCAGAAGGTCGATGCGCTGGCGACCCTCACCGAGCTGGGGCTCATCGCCCAGGTGGAGGAGCAGCCGGTCGCGGGCGTACCGGCGGGCATGGTCGCAGACCAGTCACCCAGATATGGCGAGCAGGTGCCGCCGGGATCGATCATCGGCGTCATCGTGTCCTCGGGACCGCCCAAGACCGAACCACCGGTGGCGTCCTTCACATACCTGCCCGAAGAGGCGCGCGTCGGCGAACCCGTCGAGTTCGACGGCACCGGATCCAGCGACCCCGACGGCGAGATCGTGAAGTGGTACTGGGAGTTCGGACCCGGCCCGGATGCGAACGCCGAGGGCGAGACGGCGGCCTACACGTTCGAGAGCGTGGGCACGTACACCGTCACGCTCTGGGTGACCGATGACACCGGCCTCGTATCGAGTCTGCCCGTGGAGATCGAGGTCAAGCCGTAG
- a CDS encoding vitamin B12-dependent ribonucleotide reductase, producing MPEQDTATYPRTIDETLSPNSLKVLQKRYLKKDDDGQPIEKPSDMFIRVAKNIASAEASFGATEAQVEEAARDFYELMTSLEFLPNSPTLMNAGRELQQLSACFVLPVGDSMDSIFGAVRDTAIIHKSGGGTGFSFSRLRPAGDQVRSTQGVSSGPISFMRVFNQATEAVKQGGTRRGANMGVLRIDHPDIIDFVKCKLDGDFANFNISVALTEEFMDAVKSGDMYDLRNPRSKDVAGQLDAREVYDLIVEMAWATGDPGIIFIDRMNRDNPTPALGEIESTNPCGEQPLLPYEACNLGSVNLSKFVRWSEAGPDIDWDRLADVVHRGVRFLDDVIEVNQYPLEKIAELVAGNRKIGLGVMGWADMLIMMGLGYDSDEAVALGEKVMGFIEAEARQASMRLAEERGVFPNWEGSIYDTPEGMRLRNATVTTIAPTGTLSIIANCSSGIEPLFAVSYVRTVMDNDRLIEVNPLFEDIAVKQGFYSRELMALIADHGSVHGIEGVPEDIQRAFVTAHDISPEWHVRMQAAFQKHTDNAVSKTVNFAHEATVDDVRQVYDLAHESGVKGVTIYRDGSKQNQVLSTGKTAKGDAGEVTRHGEIEPRPRPSVTMGRTEKIQTGCGNLYVTINSDEQGLCEVFTQMGKSGGCAASQSEALSRMISVSLRAGVDPQAILKHLRGIRCPSPAWAQGGKVLSCADAVGIAMEHYLEWAETGHASTTVSKNTDGLVNLAGACPECGGALEHESGCAVCRACGYSKCA from the coding sequence ATGCCCGAGCAGGACACAGCCACTTACCCGAGGACGATCGATGAGACCCTCTCGCCGAACAGCCTCAAGGTCCTGCAGAAGCGGTATCTCAAGAAGGACGATGATGGTCAGCCCATAGAGAAGCCATCCGATATGTTCATCCGGGTGGCGAAGAACATCGCCTCGGCCGAGGCGTCCTTCGGTGCGACGGAGGCACAGGTCGAAGAGGCCGCGCGCGACTTCTATGAGCTGATGACGTCGCTCGAGTTCCTGCCCAACTCGCCCACGCTGATGAATGCCGGTCGTGAACTGCAGCAACTCTCCGCGTGCTTCGTCCTGCCCGTCGGAGACTCGATGGACTCGATCTTCGGCGCCGTTCGGGACACCGCGATCATCCACAAGTCCGGTGGGGGTACCGGTTTCTCGTTCTCGCGTCTCCGCCCCGCCGGCGACCAGGTGCGCTCCACCCAGGGCGTCAGCAGCGGTCCGATCTCGTTCATGCGGGTGTTCAACCAGGCGACAGAGGCGGTGAAGCAGGGCGGCACCCGGCGCGGCGCGAACATGGGCGTGCTGAGGATCGACCACCCGGACATCATCGACTTCGTGAAGTGCAAGCTCGATGGCGACTTCGCCAACTTCAACATCTCGGTCGCACTCACCGAGGAGTTCATGGACGCCGTGAAGTCTGGCGACATGTACGACCTGCGGAACCCGCGCAGCAAGGACGTCGCGGGCCAACTCGACGCGCGCGAGGTCTATGACCTGATCGTGGAGATGGCATGGGCGACGGGTGACCCGGGCATCATCTTCATCGATCGCATGAATCGCGACAATCCCACCCCCGCACTCGGCGAGATCGAGTCCACCAATCCCTGTGGAGAGCAGCCGCTGCTGCCGTACGAGGCCTGCAACCTCGGGTCCGTCAACCTCTCGAAGTTCGTGCGCTGGTCAGAGGCGGGGCCGGACATCGATTGGGATCGGCTTGCCGACGTCGTCCATCGAGGAGTTCGCTTCCTCGACGACGTCATCGAGGTCAACCAGTATCCGCTCGAGAAGATAGCGGAGTTGGTCGCCGGTAATCGGAAGATCGGACTCGGGGTGATGGGCTGGGCGGACATGCTCATCATGATGGGCCTGGGCTACGACTCCGACGAGGCTGTCGCATTGGGTGAGAAGGTCATGGGGTTCATCGAGGCGGAGGCACGTCAGGCATCGATGAGACTTGCCGAGGAAAGGGGCGTGTTCCCCAACTGGGAGGGTTCGATATACGACACTCCCGAAGGAATGCGCTTGCGGAACGCCACGGTAACGACGATCGCTCCCACCGGCACGCTGTCCATCATCGCCAATTGTTCATCGGGCATAGAGCCCCTGTTCGCTGTGTCGTACGTCCGCACCGTGATGGATAACGACAGGCTCATCGAGGTGAACCCGCTGTTCGAGGACATCGCCGTCAAGCAGGGCTTCTATAGCCGTGAGTTGATGGCGCTGATCGCCGATCACGGCTCCGTGCACGGTATCGAAGGCGTTCCGGAGGACATACAGCGGGCGTTCGTGACTGCGCACGACATCTCGCCCGAGTGGCATGTCCGTATGCAGGCCGCGTTCCAGAAGCACACCGACAACGCCGTCTCCAAGACTGTGAACTTCGCGCACGAAGCGACTGTCGATGACGTTCGTCAGGTCTACGATCTCGCGCATGAGTCGGGCGTCAAGGGTGTCACGATCTACCGTGACGGCAGCAAGCAGAACCAGGTGTTGTCCACGGGCAAGACGGCCAAGGGCGATGCGGGCGAGGTGACCCGGCACGGCGAGATCGAGCCACGGCCACGCCCTTCGGTCACGATGGGTCGCACTGAGAAGATACAGACCGGATGCGGCAACCTGTACGTGACGATCAACTCGGACGAGCAGGGGCTGTGCGAGGTGTTCACTCAGATGGGCAAGTCCGGCGGATGCGCCGCGAGCCAGTCCGAGGCGCTGTCCCGGATGATCTCGGTCTCATTGCGGGCGGGCGTGGATCCACAAGCGATACTGAAGCATCTGCGCGGCATTCGCTGTCCGAGTCCGGCGTGGGCGCAGGGCGGAAAAGTCCTCTCGTGCGCGGACGCGGTGGGAATCGCGATGGAGCATTACCTGGAGTGGGCGGAGACCGGTCATGCGTCGACTACGGTGTCCAAGAACACCGATGGCCTCGTGAACCTTGCGGGAGCATGCCCCGAGTGCGGTGGCGCGCTCGAGCACGAGAGCGGATGCGCCGTGTGCCGGGCGTGCGGCTACAGCAAGTGCGCGTAG
- a CDS encoding AzlC family ABC transporter permease, with protein MALCYHRRMPDTTEKQDACPPVRARFARGLRLGLPIFLGYAPIGAAFGIVARSLGFSPFQAIVCSGTALAGAGQLIALQLIGSGATALAVVFTTAVVNLRYVLFGAAMSQHATGMPVRQQAFLAFTLTDETFAVNIDDNRRGHADFWSMAGVGVIAWSGWVAGTAAGAFAANAIGDPTRFGVQFAMPAMFTALLVAQAEDRRHVMTALVAAGFAVALMLSLPDPWYLILAPIGAATVATAVTR; from the coding sequence GTGGCGCTGTGCTACCATCGCCGCATGCCCGACACCACTGAGAAGCAAGACGCGTGCCCGCCCGTGCGGGCACGGTTCGCCAGGGGCCTGAGACTCGGGCTCCCGATCTTCCTCGGCTACGCCCCGATCGGCGCAGCGTTCGGCATCGTCGCCCGCAGCCTCGGCTTCTCGCCGTTCCAGGCGATCGTCTGCTCCGGCACCGCGCTTGCCGGCGCGGGTCAGCTCATCGCACTCCAGCTCATAGGGTCCGGAGCGACCGCGCTCGCCGTGGTGTTCACCACCGCGGTCGTGAACCTGCGCTACGTCCTGTTCGGAGCCGCGATGTCGCAACACGCGACAGGCATGCCCGTCCGCCAGCAGGCGTTCCTAGCGTTCACCCTCACAGACGAGACCTTCGCGGTCAACATCGATGACAACCGCCGGGGCCACGCCGACTTCTGGTCGATGGCAGGCGTCGGGGTCATAGCGTGGAGCGGCTGGGTGGCCGGAACGGCTGCGGGCGCGTTCGCCGCGAACGCGATCGGCGACCCCACGCGCTTCGGAGTGCAGTTCGCGATGCCGGCCATGTTCACGGCGCTGCTCGTCGCGCAGGCCGAGGACCGTAGGCATGTGATGACGGCCCTTGTGGCCGCCGGGTTCGCCGTGGCGCTCATGCTGAGCCTGCCTGACCCCTGGTACCTGATCCTCGCTCCCATCGGCGCCGCGACGGTCGCCACAGCGGTGACACGATGA
- a CDS encoding endonuclease III domain-containing protein, which translates to MDAGRSSSGPSARQGGEAVGPSDSVAAALRAYGEDLAARGAAQVGGTFTGSRAADDLIKHSPEAFLLGVLFTQGVPAERAWAGPYLLKERLGHLDLHRLAVERDAVFAAVAEPPALHRFVKTLPRWLSAAAQLLLDDYGGSAAALWPDGTPLPEVVWRLQRFDGIGPKKAVMAAEILVRHFGVALSDTSSGSVAYDVHVRRVFLRAGLVDKDSPQAIREAAAQACPEAPGTLDLATWLIGRDYCRPAEPRCDACRLGRVCPRLVHRTVRGVGFRSVSRG; encoded by the coding sequence ATGGACGCCGGGCGCTCCTCGTCGGGTCCGTCGGCGCGGCAGGGCGGGGAGGCGGTGGGTCCGAGCGACTCGGTAGCCGCTGCGTTACGGGCCTACGGCGAGGACCTTGCGGCGCGCGGCGCCGCCCAGGTGGGCGGCACGTTCACGGGCTCCCGGGCCGCAGATGACCTGATCAAGCACTCACCCGAGGCGTTCCTGCTCGGCGTCCTCTTCACCCAGGGGGTACCTGCCGAGCGGGCATGGGCGGGACCCTATCTGCTGAAGGAGCGGCTCGGCCACCTCGACCTCCACCGTCTGGCCGTCGAGCGGGATGCGGTCTTCGCGGCCGTGGCAGAGCCACCGGCATTGCACCGGTTCGTGAAGACGTTGCCGCGTTGGCTCAGCGCGGCGGCGCAGCTCCTGCTCGATGACTATGGTGGTTCGGCTGCCGCTCTATGGCCCGACGGAACGCCGCTCCCGGAGGTGGTGTGGCGGCTCCAGCGGTTCGACGGCATCGGTCCCAAGAAGGCCGTGATGGCCGCCGAGATACTCGTCCGTCATTTCGGGGTCGCACTCAGCGACACCAGCTCCGGGAGCGTCGCGTACGACGTTCATGTCCGGCGCGTTTTCCTGCGCGCCGGGCTCGTGGACAAGGACAGTCCGCAGGCTATACGTGAGGCCGCTGCGCAGGCCTGTCCGGAGGCTCCGGGCACGCTCGATCTGGCGACCTGGCTCATAGGCCGTGACTACTGCCGTCCCGCGGAACCTCGCTGCGACGCGTGTCGTCTCGGAAGGGTCTGTCCGCGGCTGGTCCACCGCACCGTCAGGGGCGTCGGTTTCCGCTCCGTCTCAAGAGGCTAG
- a CDS encoding AzlD domain-containing protein — protein MSAATIWTVIAGMALVNFVIRFPSLAILSRADLPPWVKRWLSFIPVSAMATLVVGGVLRPDGRWIPPLESPYLWAAVATGLVYWRFRSFLGATVSGIAFFLALAAVLG, from the coding sequence ATGAGCGCCGCCACGATATGGACGGTCATCGCCGGTATGGCCCTCGTCAACTTCGTCATCCGCTTCCCATCGCTCGCTATCCTCTCGAGAGCGGATCTGCCACCATGGGTGAAGCGTTGGCTGTCATTCATTCCGGTGTCTGCGATGGCCACTCTCGTTGTCGGCGGCGTCCTTCGCCCCGATGGCCGCTGGATCCCGCCACTGGAAAGCCCGTACCTCTGGGCGGCTGTCGCGACAGGGTTGGTCTACTGGCGGTTCCGGAGCTTCCTCGGCGCCACTGTCTCCGGTATCGCCTTCTTCCTGGCGCTTGCCGCCGTGCTGGGCTAA
- a CDS encoding DUF1015 domain-containing protein, whose product MSLVRPFRARMYRHEPGADLSDLTAPPYDVVNPEQRAALLARNDHNVVALELPDGPLDPTVPGNRYETGAETWRRWHDEGILVEDASPAIYVVEQSWKHEGTPIRRRGFISAVRLHPFSDGVVLPHERTLPKAISDRLDLTRATAANLSQVFGLFSDPAGETGALFDAATAGEPLCTSTDADGVVSRLWAIRDAAAIDAVSAIVGERQVFIADGHHRYTTALAYRDERRAADAAAGRTPIDPAYDFVMMTLVNMDDPDLLVLPTHRRARAAGAFDVEGFWRALSERFDLTPIEHSPASALEDADRSAFVVRTADGSTRLAMIKADLDPARVIEGDHSDGWKRLDVTVLQELILKPLLGIDPDVPETLDRLSFAKTVDDAFAEGADATFLLKATRMDQLRQVALAGETMPQKSTYFYPKLASGLVMRSLA is encoded by the coding sequence ATGTCGCTCGTCCGTCCGTTTCGCGCCCGCATGTACCGGCATGAGCCCGGAGCCGATCTGAGCGACCTGACCGCTCCACCGTACGACGTGGTGAACCCCGAGCAACGTGCTGCACTTCTCGCCCGCAACGACCACAACGTCGTGGCCCTTGAGCTCCCCGACGGACCACTGGATCCGACTGTCCCCGGGAACCGCTACGAGACCGGTGCGGAGACATGGCGCCGATGGCACGACGAGGGAATCCTCGTAGAGGACGCTTCGCCTGCGATCTACGTCGTCGAGCAGTCCTGGAAACACGAGGGCACGCCGATCAGGCGACGCGGCTTCATCTCCGCGGTGCGGCTGCACCCGTTCTCAGACGGCGTGGTGCTGCCTCACGAGCGGACCCTGCCCAAAGCGATCTCGGACCGTCTCGACCTCACCAGGGCGACCGCGGCGAACCTCAGCCAGGTCTTCGGACTGTTCTCCGACCCCGCCGGTGAGACCGGCGCACTGTTCGACGCGGCAACGGCAGGCGAGCCCCTTTGCACCTCCACCGATGCCGACGGAGTCGTCAGCCGCCTGTGGGCGATCCGCGACGCCGCCGCCATCGACGCGGTCTCGGCGATCGTCGGTGAGCGCCAGGTGTTCATCGCCGACGGACATCACCGCTACACGACCGCCCTCGCGTATCGGGACGAACGCCGCGCCGCTGACGCCGCTGCGGGACGCACGCCGATCGATCCGGCCTACGATTTCGTGATGATGACGCTCGTGAATATGGACGACCCTGACCTCCTCGTGCTGCCTACCCACCGTCGTGCGCGCGCGGCGGGTGCGTTCGATGTCGAGGGGTTCTGGCGCGCGCTCTCGGAGCGATTCGACCTCACTCCCATAGAGCACTCGCCCGCATCAGCGCTCGAGGACGCCGACCGGTCCGCGTTCGTGGTGCGGACGGCGGACGGTTCGACGCGACTCGCCATGATCAAGGCGGATCTCGACCCAGCGCGGGTCATCGAGGGCGACCACTCGGACGGCTGGAAGCGGCTCGATGTGACCGTGCTCCAGGAACTGATCCTCAAGCCCCTCCTCGGCATAGACCCTGACGTGCCGGAGACCCTCGACAGGTTGTCCTTCGCGAAGACCGTGGATGACGCCTTCGCCGAGGGCGCCGACGCCACGTTCCTGCTCAAAGCGACCCGAATGGATCAGCTTCGCCAGGTGGCTCTGGCCGGAGAGACCATGCCGCAGAAGTCGACGTACTTCTATCCCAAGCTCGCCTCCGGCCTGGTGATGCGCTCGCTCGCCTGA
- the dcd gene encoding dCTP deaminase translates to MVLSDRSIRQQMAAGRIVVDPCSERDIQPSSIDLHLGTQFQVFRNSRYPYIDPAMEQQGLMDAVEATTGEPFVLHPGEFVLGATIERIELPDDIVARLEGKSSLGRLGLLIHSTAGYVDPGWLGTLTLELSNVANLPIVLTPGMAIGQISFMQMTTPVERPYGSPELGSKYQGQVEPTPSRSFRSRL, encoded by the coding sequence ATGGTCCTCTCGGATAGGTCGATACGGCAGCAGATGGCGGCTGGCCGGATCGTGGTCGATCCGTGCAGCGAGCGGGATATCCAGCCGTCCAGCATCGACCTGCACCTGGGAACGCAGTTCCAGGTGTTCAGGAACTCACGGTACCCGTACATCGACCCTGCGATGGAGCAGCAAGGACTCATGGACGCGGTGGAGGCCACGACCGGTGAGCCGTTCGTGCTTCACCCCGGGGAGTTCGTGCTCGGCGCCACGATAGAACGTATCGAGCTGCCTGACGACATAGTCGCGCGGCTGGAGGGGAAATCCTCACTCGGCAGACTGGGACTGCTGATCCATTCGACCGCGGGCTATGTCGACCCCGGTTGGTTGGGCACGCTCACACTCGAGCTGAGCAACGTTGCGAACCTGCCTATCGTGCTCACGCCCGGCATGGCGATCGGCCAGATCTCATTCATGCAGATGACCACCCCGGTCGAGCGCCCTTACGGATCGCCGGAGCTGGGCAGCAAGTATCAGGGGCAGGTAGAGCCCACCCCGAGCCGGTCGTTCCGCAGCCGGCTCTAG